A genome region from Staphylococcus capitis subsp. capitis includes the following:
- the pyrE gene encoding orotate phosphoribosyltransferase, which translates to MAKEIAKALLDIEAVSLSPNDLYTWSSGIKSPIYCDNRVTLGYPLVRNAIRDGLARLINEHFSEVEIVSGTATAGIPHAAFISEKMELPMNYVRSKSKSHGKQNQIEGAKSEGKKVVVIEDLISTGGSSVTAVEALKEAGADVLGVVAIFTYGLNKAEVTFKEAGIPFYTLSNYNELIEVAREEGKISEDDIQTLVDWRDNLS; encoded by the coding sequence ATGGCTAAAGAAATTGCAAAAGCTTTATTAGATATTGAGGCAGTCTCATTGTCTCCGAATGATTTATACACTTGGAGTTCTGGGATTAAATCTCCAATTTATTGTGATAATCGTGTCACACTTGGTTATCCTTTAGTACGCAATGCAATTAGGGATGGTTTAGCACGATTAATAAATGAACACTTTTCAGAAGTAGAAATAGTGTCTGGTACTGCAACTGCAGGTATACCTCATGCTGCTTTTATTTCTGAAAAGATGGAACTACCAATGAACTACGTTCGCTCTAAAAGTAAAAGCCATGGTAAACAAAATCAAATTGAAGGCGCTAAAAGCGAAGGTAAAAAAGTTGTAGTGATTGAAGATTTAATTTCTACTGGTGGTTCTTCAGTAACAGCTGTAGAGGCTTTAAAAGAGGCTGGTGCTGATGTGCTTGGCGTAGTAGCTATTTTCACGTATGGTTTGAATAAAGCAGAGGTTACATTCAAAGAAGCGGGAATTCCTTTCTATACTTTAAGTAATTATAATGAATTAATTGAAGTAGCGAGAGAAGAAGGAAAAATTTCTGAAGATGATATTCAGACTTTAGTTGATTGGAGAGATAACTTGTCATAA
- the pyrF gene encoding orotidine-5'-phosphate decarboxylase → MRNLPIIALDFKSAEEVNAFLDQFDEPLCVKVGMELFYQTGPGLIQSLKKRGHDIFLDLKLHDIPNTVSKAMEGLARLDVDLVNVHAAGGVKMMEEAKKGLRKINPHTKIIAVTQLTSTTEQQLHEEQNIQTTIDEAVLNYARLTHKAGLDGVVCSPLEAELISQELGPEFMKVTPGIRPKGAAQNDQQRITTPEEAQSLGSTHIVVGRPITQSDRPVESYQNIKESWLG, encoded by the coding sequence ATGAGAAATTTACCAATCATTGCATTAGATTTTAAATCTGCAGAAGAAGTAAATGCCTTTTTAGATCAATTTGATGAACCATTATGTGTCAAAGTTGGTATGGAATTGTTTTACCAAACGGGGCCTGGACTTATCCAATCTCTAAAAAAGAGAGGTCACGATATCTTCTTAGATTTAAAATTGCATGATATTCCGAATACCGTAAGCAAAGCTATGGAAGGATTAGCACGATTAGATGTTGATTTAGTAAATGTTCATGCTGCTGGCGGTGTGAAGATGATGGAAGAGGCTAAAAAAGGTTTAAGAAAAATTAATCCTCATACTAAAATAATTGCTGTAACACAACTTACTTCTACTACTGAACAACAGTTGCATGAAGAGCAAAATATTCAAACTACTATTGATGAAGCGGTACTAAATTATGCTCGTCTTACTCATAAAGCTGGTTTAGACGGTGTAGTATGTTCACCGCTAGAAGCTGAATTAATTTCTCAGGAATTAGGCCCTGAATTTATGAAAGTCACTCCCGGAATTAGACCTAAGGGTGCTGCTCAAAATGATCAACAACGTATTACCACGCCCGAAGAAGCTCAAAGCTTAGGTTCTACACATATAGTAGTAGGGAGACCCATTACGCAAAGTGATCGTCCTGTAGAGAGCTATCAAAATATCAAAGAAAGTTGGTTAGGTTAA